The proteins below are encoded in one region of uncultured Eubacteriales bacterium:
- a CDS encoding conserved hypothetical protein (Evidence 4 : Homologs of previously reported genes of unknown function), whose protein sequence is MEYTQTALVNAAISDPVNAPMTLEQIVSEEIREFKNSPQYVQLLQAEEYYRNRSDVQKKTTDMKNRSNTKIEHPIYRKLVDQKARYLLARPWAVETDDKKYGAALEELFDASFRRKIKSMGRGAVKSGVAWLQPYINDLGALAFMRVPAHELVPLWRDTERTELDGFIRFYDQVIYVGRNRKTISRAEYWFSGGVRWFVCADSSGEYRVDPERGNTDAAQAEPHFTLGEKAYNWAHVPLLWLRYNEEELPLLHYVKELIDDYNWQTSVTADVLRDIAKFIYILKNYGGADLDEFVRDLRQAMAVKVDGDGGVDKLQADINIAAVMTFLDKQRRDTFDFASAVDTKDADLGNASGTAINFRYMDLDADCADLADELQDTFARMKPFLDTWLQAKGQGDFSAQTFSIAFNMDLPVNEADIITNVNNSKDVLSRRTLLSNHPWVKNVDAEIEQLDAEKEKAMRKYGDDLFEDELGHNGEGVNRDDGGDE, encoded by the coding sequence ATGGAGTACACACAGACAGCGCTGGTGAATGCGGCGATCTCGGACCCAGTAAATGCGCCTATGACGCTGGAGCAAATCGTGAGCGAGGAGATCAGGGAGTTTAAAAACTCCCCGCAGTACGTCCAATTGCTGCAGGCGGAGGAGTATTACCGGAATCGCTCGGACGTGCAAAAGAAGACCACCGACATGAAGAACCGCTCCAACACCAAGATAGAGCACCCCATCTACCGAAAGCTGGTGGATCAGAAGGCGCGGTATCTGTTGGCCCGGCCTTGGGCGGTGGAGACCGATGACAAGAAATATGGGGCTGCGCTGGAAGAGCTGTTTGACGCGTCCTTCCGCCGAAAGATCAAGTCCATGGGCAGGGGGGCGGTTAAGTCGGGAGTTGCGTGGCTACAGCCCTACATAAATGACTTGGGTGCGCTGGCCTTTATGCGCGTTCCCGCCCATGAGCTGGTCCCTCTCTGGAGGGACACCGAGCGCACTGAACTGGACGGGTTCATCCGTTTCTACGACCAAGTCATTTACGTGGGGCGTAACCGGAAGACGATCTCCCGCGCTGAGTATTGGTTCTCAGGCGGTGTGCGCTGGTTCGTCTGTGCCGATAGCAGCGGGGAGTACCGGGTGGACCCGGAGCGCGGCAACACGGATGCCGCCCAAGCCGAGCCGCACTTTACGCTGGGGGAGAAAGCATACAATTGGGCGCACGTTCCCCTCCTGTGGCTGAGATACAACGAAGAAGAACTGCCCCTGCTACACTATGTCAAAGAGCTGATCGACGACTACAACTGGCAGACCAGCGTCACCGCCGACGTGCTGCGGGATATTGCCAAGTTCATCTATATCCTGAAAAACTACGGCGGGGCCGATCTGGATGAGTTTGTTCGTGATCTGCGGCAGGCGATGGCCGTCAAGGTGGATGGAGACGGCGGGGTAGATAAGCTACAGGCCGACATAAACATTGCAGCAGTTATGACATTCCTGGACAAGCAGAGGCGTGACACCTTCGACTTCGCCTCTGCTGTTGACACAAAAGATGCGGACTTGGGCAATGCCTCAGGAACAGCTATAAACTTCCGGTACATGGACCTCGACGCCGACTGCGCAGACCTGGCCGATGAGCTCCAGGACACCTTCGCGCGGATGAAGCCCTTCCTTGACACATGGCTCCAGGCTAAAGGGCAGGGGGACTTTTCCGCTCAAACCTTCTCCATCGCCTTCAACATGGACTTGCCGGTGAATGAGGCGGATATCATCACCAACGTCAATAACAGCAAGGATGTTTTGTCTCGACGCACCCTTCTGAGCAATCACCCCTGGGTCAAGAACGTGGACGCGGAGATCGAACAGCTGGATGCGGAAAAGGAGAAAGCGATGCGCAAATATGGGGATGACCTCTTCGAGGATGAACTGGGGCACAACGGAGAGGGCGTGAACCGCGACGATGGCGGCGATGAATAA
- a CDS encoding conserved hypothetical protein (Evidence 4 : Homologs of previously reported genes of unknown function) has protein sequence MAAMNNRDYWAARALQREQEAYLRGEELTSKLFQEYQRAARELRKAVNDFYARYATKHGLTYEQAVRLLTRKEMQEWKADLGEYVAQINATSDARVKAAMTAQLDALSTNSRISRLEALQGQVDQILNTLYDSGSEQMRQGFGGLYQESYYHKHYDLQSRAGWLNEIAKLDAGMVEDAVNYPWSGAMFSDRLWRNKDALLFNLRETITQGLIQGKGLAETSKAMATQLGQSYKVAERLVRTETNHLHNGADRAAYEAAGVEEYEYMATLDSRTCAVCGALDGKHFKLKDARPGENYPPMHPNDRCTTVEHDPEDAADWAKSGQPMPKDMTYEEWAEKQNVTVEVDKSRMVESARDKVYNQGVTISDKQFGKKVGKHASDFGLDPADKGSREKMRAIIQDIAQNRDEIVRGSWRGLGKVLESGSRASGPADFLIKGRDVVVAQNGRFVTILRDGVTNPHVKKAKEKGGTRR, from the coding sequence ATGGCGGCGATGAATAACCGGGACTACTGGGCCGCCAGGGCATTGCAGCGGGAGCAGGAGGCATATCTGCGCGGTGAGGAGCTGACGTCAAAGCTCTTCCAGGAGTACCAGCGCGCCGCGAGAGAACTGCGTAAGGCGGTCAATGACTTTTACGCCCGTTACGCCACCAAGCACGGCCTGACCTATGAGCAGGCGGTGCGGCTGCTGACCCGCAAGGAGATGCAGGAGTGGAAGGCCGATCTGGGGGAGTATGTGGCACAGATCAACGCCACCTCCGACGCAAGGGTAAAGGCGGCGATGACAGCCCAACTGGACGCCCTGTCCACGAATAGCCGCATCTCCAGGCTGGAGGCACTACAGGGCCAAGTGGACCAAATACTCAACACTCTGTATGATAGTGGCTCGGAGCAAATGCGCCAGGGGTTCGGGGGCCTCTACCAGGAGAGCTATTACCACAAGCACTATGACCTACAGTCCCGTGCCGGGTGGCTGAATGAGATCGCCAAGCTCGATGCAGGTATGGTAGAGGATGCGGTAAACTACCCTTGGTCTGGAGCTATGTTCTCCGATCGGCTGTGGAGGAACAAGGACGCACTGCTCTTCAACCTCCGGGAGACCATCACACAGGGTTTGATTCAGGGGAAGGGTCTGGCCGAGACCTCCAAAGCTATGGCGACGCAGCTGGGGCAGAGTTACAAGGTGGCTGAGCGCTTGGTGAGGACTGAGACCAACCACCTCCACAACGGGGCTGACAGGGCCGCATACGAGGCCGCAGGGGTGGAGGAGTACGAGTACATGGCCACATTAGATTCCCGCACCTGCGCGGTGTGCGGAGCACTGGACGGGAAACACTTCAAGCTGAAGGATGCAAGACCTGGGGAGAACTACCCGCCCATGCACCCTAACGACCGATGCACCACTGTGGAACACGACCCGGAGGACGCCGCCGACTGGGCGAAATCAGGACAGCCGATGCCAAAGGATATGACCTATGAAGAGTGGGCTGAAAAGCAGAACGTCACGGTCGAGGTTGATAAGAGCCGCATGGTTGAATCCGCGCGTGACAAGGTGTATAATCAGGGCGTAACCATCAGTGATAAGCAATTTGGGAAAAAAGTCGGTAAACACGCATCTGACTTCGGGCTAGACCCAGCAGACAAGGGCAGCCGCGAAAAGATGCGGGCAATTATTCAAGATATCGCCCAAAACCGGGACGAAATCGTCAGAGGTTCATGGCGAGGGCTGGGGAAGGTGTTGGAGTCTGGCAGCCGCGCCAGTGGCCCCGCCGATTTCCTCATCAAGGGCAGGGACGTTGTGGTCGCGCAAAACGGAAGGTTTGTGACTATTCTTAGGGATGGCGTTACAAACCCCCATGTTAAAAAAGCTAAAGAGAAAGGAGGGACCAGACGATGA
- a CDS encoding conserved hypothetical protein (Evidence 4 : Homologs of previously reported genes of unknown function), translating into MTREERFFGLIQETAAEQGKKFFVSCGEGHELNTEELEGEDFSGWMIPLDRAEAFFEDWKSEDADALDTWEEFFTFAEWVEESGTIKITFQTH; encoded by the coding sequence ATGACAAGGGAAGAACGCTTTTTCGGCTTAATTCAAGAAACTGCCGCGGAACAAGGAAAGAAGTTTTTCGTGTCCTGCGGGGAAGGCCATGAATTGAATACAGAGGAGTTGGAGGGTGAGGACTTTTCTGGATGGATGATCCCTCTGGACCGGGCAGAAGCCTTCTTTGAAGATTGGAAGTCGGAAGACGCCGATGCTCTTGATACATGGGAGGAGTTTTTCACCTTTGCCGAGTGGGTTGAGGAAAGCGGGACAATCAAAATCACATTTCAAACGCATTAA
- a CDS encoding hypothetical protein (Evidence 5 : No homology to any previously reported sequences) yields the protein MAKAVSSAFLASARRGLLHLHKLMLVERLLVIFVVYVAVLVDLLYVNIDGHSFGIGTTSFQGIRKPPSQRTMA from the coding sequence GTGGCCAAAGCGGTAAGCAGCGCATTTCTTGCCAGCGCACGGCGTGGGCTTTTGCACCTCCACAAGCTTATGCTCGTGGAACGTCTGTTGGTTATCTTCGTTGTATACGTAGCGGTTTTGGTTGACTTGCTCTACGTGAACATTGATGGGCATAGCTTTGGCATAGGCACCACGTCCTTTCAGGGCATAAGAAAACCACCGTCCCAAAGAACGATGGCTTAA
- a CDS encoding hypothetical protein (Evidence 5 : No homology to any previously reported sequences), translating into MGLSSSVRSVFRLPSSPTSIFSSGSRLITSAGSCTNPERAMRSAVSFRILASSFLWLVFRVSISPCALMTSSPSVAGSPVPPKAFTASAAVFRAVSAAAARRFSPSYLSEGTKLPSLPTTRSTSFPSLPLPFRASSTWALSSSPNRDLMLSVIMLFSFLAVCIATSTLIAAPVGLGQGTQNGMKKAASISCLNQYRNVLRYDFLVQWPKR; encoded by the coding sequence ATGGGCTTGAGCAGTTCGGTTAGGTCGGTTTTCAGGCTGCCGTCCTCCCCCACCTCGATCTTCTCCTCAGGTAGTCGGCTAATCACATCGGCGGGATCATGTACCAACCCGGAAAGAGCCATGCGTAGCGCGGTGTCCTTCCGGATACTGGCCAGCTCCTTCTTATGGTTAGTCTTCAGGGTTTCCATATCGCCCTGTGCCTTGATGACATCCTCGCCTAGTGTGGCCGGGTCTCCGGTGCCGCCCAAGGCCTTCACCGCATCAGCAGCGGTCTTCAGGGCGGTCTCAGCGGCGGCGGCGCGGCGTTTCTCCCCATCGTACTTATCCGAAGGAACGAAGCTCCCGTCATTGCCCACCACCAGGTCTACGTCTTTTCCGTCCTTGCCTTTGCCCTTCAGAGCCTCGTCCACTTGGGCGCTCAGCTCCTCCCCCAACAGGGATTTAATGCTCTCGGTAATCATGCTGTTCTCCTTTCTGGCTGTTTGTATAGCGACTTCCACGCTCATTGCCGCCCCTGTTGGTCTGGGACAGGGAACCCAAAATGGTATGAAAAAAGCAGCCTCTATCAGCTGCTTAAATCAGTATAGGAATGTTTTGCGTTATGACTTTCTTGTGCAGTGGCCAAAGCGGTAA
- a CDS encoding putative Minor structural GP20 protein (Evidence 3 : Function proposed based on presence of conserved amino acid motif, structural feature or limited homology): protein MSVEVAIQTARKENSMITESIKSLLGEELSAQVDEALKGKGKDGKDVDLVVGNDGSFVPSDKYDGEKRRAAAAETALKTAADAVKALGGTGDPATLGEDVIKAQGDMETLKTNHKKELASIRKDTALRMALSGLVHDPADVISRLPEEKIEVGEDGSLKTDLTELLKPIQESKPYLFKEQKKEEQPPLKGALPAPPAGGSPAEKPTSQMTYSELDAYMKANPGAQI from the coding sequence ATGAGCGTGGAAGTCGCTATACAAACAGCCAGAAAGGAGAACAGCATGATTACCGAGAGCATTAAATCCCTGTTGGGGGAGGAGCTGAGCGCCCAAGTGGACGAGGCTCTGAAGGGCAAAGGCAAGGACGGAAAAGACGTAGACCTGGTGGTGGGCAATGACGGGAGCTTCGTTCCTTCGGATAAGTACGATGGGGAGAAACGCCGCGCCGCCGCCGCTGAGACCGCCCTGAAGACCGCTGCTGATGCGGTGAAGGCCTTGGGCGGCACCGGAGACCCGGCCACACTAGGCGAGGATGTCATCAAGGCACAGGGCGATATGGAAACCCTGAAGACTAACCATAAGAAGGAGCTGGCCAGTATCCGGAAGGACACCGCGCTACGCATGGCTCTTTCCGGGTTGGTACATGATCCCGCCGATGTGATTAGCCGACTACCTGAGGAGAAGATCGAGGTGGGGGAGGACGGCAGCCTGAAAACCGACCTAACCGAACTGCTCAAGCCCATACAGGAGTCTAAGCCCTACCTGTTCAAGGAACAGAAGAAGGAGGAACAACCTCCGCTGAAGGGTGCGCTGCCTGCGCCCCCCGCGGGCGGTAGTCCGGCAGAGAAACCCACATCTCAGATGACCTATTCCGAACTGGACGCCTATATGAAGGCGAACCCCGGCGCACAAATTTAA
- a CDS encoding Phage capsid protein yields the protein MAEYTQTKFDSKSFNPVAFGAYVERIPSTKRNELIKSRALRGNAQIKEAFSSQTGTAYATIPMTGRIGGTPLNYDGVTDITAQTTTTFERGVVVIGRAQAWTEKDFSTDITGGVNFMDNVAAQVAEYWDSVDQNTILSVLKGIFAMTGADNLKFVNGHTLDIAAIAGEDKDGNPKSAVGPTTLNVAIQQSSGDNKSVFTVAIMHSTVATNLENLRLLSYLKYTDAQGIQRDLGIGTWNGRAVLIDDSMPTEDVAESSAGAGDGYTKYTTYVLGDGAFDYESIGAKVPFEMDRNPSVNGGQDTLYSRQRKVFAPFGVSYAKKTQASLSPTSAELENGGNWTLVHNGATSKEYIDHKAIPIARIISRG from the coding sequence ATGGCCGAATACACTCAGACCAAATTTGACAGCAAAAGTTTTAACCCGGTAGCGTTTGGAGCTTATGTGGAGCGCATTCCCTCTACCAAGAGAAATGAACTTATTAAGTCCCGCGCTTTGCGAGGGAACGCCCAGATTAAAGAGGCCTTCTCCAGCCAGACCGGCACCGCCTACGCTACTATCCCCATGACCGGGCGTATTGGTGGAACGCCTCTGAACTATGACGGTGTGACCGACATCACCGCTCAGACTACCACCACCTTCGAGCGCGGCGTGGTTGTTATCGGTAGGGCGCAGGCGTGGACGGAGAAGGACTTCTCCACCGATATCACCGGCGGCGTGAACTTCATGGACAATGTGGCCGCTCAGGTCGCCGAGTATTGGGACAGCGTGGACCAGAATACGATTCTGTCCGTCCTCAAGGGCATATTCGCCATGACCGGTGCAGATAACCTGAAGTTCGTCAATGGCCACACTCTGGACATCGCCGCCATCGCTGGAGAGGACAAGGACGGCAACCCCAAGAGTGCAGTGGGCCCAACCACCCTCAATGTTGCCATCCAGCAGTCCAGCGGCGACAACAAATCTGTGTTCACTGTCGCTATCATGCACTCTACCGTGGCCACCAACCTAGAGAATCTGCGGCTGCTGTCCTACCTGAAGTACACAGATGCCCAGGGCATCCAGCGCGATCTCGGCATTGGGACATGGAATGGGCGGGCCGTTCTTATCGATGATTCCATGCCAACAGAGGACGTTGCGGAAAGCTCCGCTGGTGCTGGTGATGGCTACACCAAGTACACCACGTATGTCCTTGGTGACGGCGCTTTCGATTATGAGAGCATCGGGGCAAAAGTGCCTTTCGAGATGGACCGCAACCCTTCCGTCAATGGTGGCCAGGACACGCTTTATTCCAGACAGCGCAAAGTGTTTGCACCCTTCGGTGTCTCCTACGCCAAGAAGACCCAGGCCAGCCTTTCCCCCACCAGCGCCGAGCTGGAGAACGGCGGAAACTGGACGCTGGTTCACAACGGGGCCACCAGTAAGGAGTACATCGACCACAAGGCAATCCCCATTGCTCGGATCATCTCCAGAGGGTAA
- a CDS encoding conserved hypothetical protein (Evidence 4 : Homologs of previously reported genes of unknown function), protein MDQESARLTMLKSLLGIGESDNGKDVLLEFALKMVEGQVLSYINQDVLPEALERPLVLMTASYWKGAGLGNEQAAPGPVASVSRGDVSTSFAAQAGTAATAGTFDLGDGGSFFGWRETLNSYRKLRR, encoded by the coding sequence ATGGATCAGGAAAGCGCCCGGCTGACTATGCTCAAGTCCCTGCTGGGCATTGGTGAGAGCGACAACGGCAAGGACGTGCTGCTGGAGTTTGCCCTTAAGATGGTAGAGGGCCAGGTGCTGTCCTATATCAATCAAGATGTTCTGCCGGAGGCGCTGGAGCGCCCCTTGGTGCTGATGACTGCAAGCTATTGGAAGGGGGCAGGCCTGGGCAATGAACAGGCCGCCCCCGGCCCAGTGGCAAGCGTCAGCCGTGGTGATGTGTCCACCAGCTTTGCCGCGCAGGCGGGGACAGCGGCTACGGCCGGAACTTTTGACCTGGGGGATGGCGGCAGTTTCTTCGGATGGCGGGAGACTCTGAACAGCTACAGAAAGCTGAGGCGGTAA
- a CDS encoding conserved hypothetical protein (Evidence 4 : Homologs of previously reported genes of unknown function) encodes MGFGNPSIERAAIEATYEDKAAVLRVQDVQDGSLTRQEETTVYQAVSCGLSRGGGDSSGQTAMQNNIDYDATLFLAPELDIRPGDRVEVTRFGVMHSFSVEGRTAVYATHQEARLKERGLA; translated from the coding sequence ATGGGTTTCGGAAATCCATCCATTGAGCGGGCAGCCATTGAGGCCACCTACGAGGACAAAGCCGCTGTGCTCCGTGTCCAGGACGTTCAGGACGGCAGCCTGACCAGACAGGAGGAAACGACGGTCTATCAGGCTGTGTCCTGTGGGCTGAGCCGTGGCGGGGGAGACAGCAGCGGACAGACGGCGATGCAGAATAACATTGACTATGACGCGACGCTGTTCTTGGCCCCCGAGCTGGACATACGGCCCGGTGACCGGGTGGAGGTGACCCGGTTTGGGGTTATGCACTCTTTTTCGGTAGAGGGCCGCACGGCGGTTTATGCCACACACCAGGAGGCTCGGCTGAAGGAGCGCGGGCTGGCATGA
- a CDS encoding hypothetical protein (Evidence 5 : No homology to any previously reported sequences), whose product MSVDNSELMAFQRKLEALRDSMPQVMEQLVVGEGVYAVKQARSICKEDGIVNNGTYRMNFHAGNRAMIDPGGAEYDGSPVLKSGTSYKIDVYNNLDYAKHLEYGFRSHFVPGYWEGHSYVYQPGFPGGMYVGPYNGFVRGHFTLMRAIRRTKQTQDARLQRKADKIIREGLR is encoded by the coding sequence ATGAGCGTGGACAACAGCGAGCTGATGGCATTTCAACGAAAGCTGGAGGCCCTGCGTGATAGTATGCCACAGGTGATGGAGCAGCTGGTGGTGGGCGAGGGCGTTTACGCCGTTAAGCAGGCCAGGAGCATCTGCAAGGAGGACGGCATCGTCAATAACGGCACCTACCGCATGAACTTCCACGCCGGCAACCGTGCAATGATAGATCCCGGCGGGGCAGAGTACGACGGCAGCCCGGTCTTGAAGAGCGGAACAAGCTACAAGATCGACGTATACAACAACCTGGACTACGCAAAGCATCTGGAGTATGGGTTCCGGTCCCATTTTGTTCCCGGGTACTGGGAAGGGCATTCCTATGTCTATCAGCCAGGATTCCCCGGCGGGATGTATGTGGGACCGTATAACGGGTTTGTTAGAGGTCACTTCACGCTGATGCGGGCAATACGCAGGACCAAGCAGACCCAGGACGCAAGGCTACAGCGCAAGGCGGATAAAATCATCCGGGAGGGATTGCGGTGA
- a CDS encoding hypothetical protein (Evidence 5 : No homology to any previously reported sequences): MTLEHLVRAAGQRLQELWPERKVRVDKIPKDADGSFFLGVIDSDHDGELDRRFRRSARFEVCYFLQSEDNLDYLAWAETMYDSFRVLEVNDGDRIRRVKLINRKARQDSDQRYYQFLFDVESVLWETVTSGEVMEKLEQREEIST; this comes from the coding sequence GTGACATTGGAACATTTGGTACGCGCCGCGGGCCAGAGATTACAGGAGTTGTGGCCGGAGCGCAAGGTGCGTGTAGACAAAATCCCCAAAGATGCAGACGGGAGCTTCTTTCTGGGCGTGATCGATTCCGACCATGACGGGGAGCTGGACCGGCGCTTTCGCCGATCGGCGCGGTTCGAGGTCTGCTATTTCCTTCAAAGCGAGGACAATTTGGATTATCTGGCATGGGCGGAGACCATGTATGATTCCTTCCGTGTTCTGGAGGTAAATGACGGCGACAGAATCCGCCGGGTCAAGCTCATCAATCGAAAGGCCAGGCAAGACAGCGACCAACGGTATTACCAATTCCTCTTTGATGTGGAAAGTGTTCTATGGGAGACCGTCACATCCGGCGAGGTAATGGAGAAATTGGAACAGAGGGAGGAAATCAGCACATGA
- a CDS encoding conserved hypothetical protein (Evidence 4 : Homologs of previously reported genes of unknown function) → MSCEKKNSDPVFTKDQLMGSAAFYSRKDVLAAVLRDKEVYTKSQAERLVDEFLKGKVK, encoded by the coding sequence ATGAGCTGCGAGAAAAAGAACAGCGACCCTGTGTTCACTAAGGACCAGTTGATGGGCAGCGCGGCCTTTTATAGCCGGAAGGATGTTCTTGCGGCGGTTCTGCGGGACAAGGAAGTTTACACAAAGAGCCAGGCCGAGCGCCTGGTAGATGAATTTTTGAAAGGCAAGGTGAAGTAA
- a CDS encoding conserved hypothetical protein (Evidence 4 : Homologs of previously reported genes of unknown function): MPVGGGTFMVQNKVLPGAYINMVSAANAAMAGARGVVALPLELNWGPENQILTITAAEFNQIALKTLGYAPTDQSLLLVRETLKRAGTLLVYRVNSGGAKASATAGGATATAKYGGTRGNAIKVALLGNADNADNVDVVTYLDDAEVDSQTVAKSGGTSSLKPNDYVTFAGPGPLTAAAATSLTGGANGTANGTAYAAWLSALEVESFGVVGFPGTDATVKALVAAFVERLRNDDGRKVIGVLYQYPAADSIGIISVKNGVKLSDGTTLTGDKAVAWVAGASAGAEINESLTNTAYDGAVDVDIKYTKSQYEAAIRAGEFVFYADGGKARVLSDINTRTTFSGGMSEDWTGNRVVRVMDGWANEVASIFGERYMGAQTNSDTGRELFKADLVALGMEYRELDAISGFSSEDITVQQGAGKRDVVVDCALTPNDSMEKLYMTVTVN, encoded by the coding sequence ATGCCTGTGGGCGGAGGCACCTTTATGGTGCAGAACAAGGTCCTTCCTGGGGCCTACATCAATATGGTTAGCGCGGCGAACGCCGCTATGGCCGGGGCACGGGGCGTCGTAGCCCTTCCGTTGGAACTGAACTGGGGGCCTGAGAATCAGATTTTAACCATCACGGCGGCTGAGTTCAACCAGATCGCGCTGAAGACTCTGGGGTACGCTCCAACCGACCAAAGCCTGCTATTGGTGCGGGAGACACTGAAGCGGGCCGGTACGCTGCTGGTCTACCGTGTTAATTCGGGCGGCGCGAAGGCAAGCGCCACTGCCGGAGGTGCAACGGCGACCGCCAAATACGGCGGGACCCGAGGGAATGCCATTAAGGTGGCTCTCTTGGGAAATGCGGACAACGCCGATAACGTGGACGTAGTGACCTATCTGGATGATGCCGAGGTGGACAGCCAGACAGTTGCTAAGTCTGGCGGGACCTCCAGTTTAAAACCCAATGACTATGTGACGTTCGCCGGGCCGGGCCCGTTGACTGCGGCAGCGGCTACATCCTTAACCGGTGGCGCTAATGGCACAGCGAATGGCACGGCATACGCTGCTTGGCTCTCCGCACTTGAAGTGGAGAGCTTTGGCGTTGTGGGGTTCCCTGGGACAGATGCCACCGTGAAAGCCCTTGTGGCCGCCTTTGTGGAGCGTCTACGCAATGACGACGGGCGGAAGGTTATCGGCGTACTCTACCAGTACCCTGCGGCGGACAGCATCGGCATCATTAGCGTGAAAAACGGCGTGAAACTTTCCGATGGCACTACGTTGACCGGCGACAAAGCGGTAGCCTGGGTGGCGGGGGCCTCAGCCGGTGCAGAAATCAACGAGAGCCTGACCAATACGGCCTATGACGGCGCGGTGGACGTTGACATCAAGTATACCAAGAGCCAGTACGAGGCAGCCATCCGGGCGGGCGAGTTCGTCTTCTATGCCGACGGCGGGAAGGCACGGGTGCTGTCCGATATCAACACTCGCACCACCTTCAGCGGAGGTATGAGCGAGGACTGGACCGGTAACCGGGTGGTGCGCGTCATGGATGGGTGGGCAAATGAGGTCGCCAGTATCTTTGGTGAGCGCTACATGGGGGCACAGACCAACAGCGACACCGGGCGTGAGCTTTTCAAGGCCGACCTCGTTGCCCTGGGAATGGAGTATCGGGAGCTGGATGCTATCAGCGGCTTCAGCTCTGAGGACATCACCGTGCAGCAGGGGGCCGGGAAACGAGACGTGGTGGTAGACTGCGCCCTCACGCCCAATGACAGCATGGAGAAGCTTTACATGACCGTGACGGTCAACTGA
- the xkdM gene encoding Phage-like element PBSX protein XkdM — MKTLSGNDTLSGKEGRAYAKIGGNNEEMFMAKSIEASVEKSKGTVKSIGRRMTGHKTTGGEGTGSMTLYYGTPLFRAQLKEWKETGVDPYFDMVIENDDQESAAGKQTVLLMGVNLDSTMLTKLDGDSDDPLEEDVDFTFEDFDILTPFKKF; from the coding sequence ATGAAGACACTATCCGGCAACGACACCCTTTCCGGAAAGGAGGGGCGGGCGTATGCCAAGATCGGCGGCAACAACGAAGAGATGTTCATGGCGAAGTCCATTGAGGCCTCCGTGGAGAAGAGCAAGGGCACGGTGAAGTCCATCGGACGGCGCATGACGGGCCACAAGACCACCGGTGGCGAGGGCACAGGCTCTATGACCCTCTACTATGGTACCCCCCTCTTCCGGGCACAACTGAAGGAGTGGAAGGAGACCGGCGTAGACCCGTACTTCGATATGGTCATTGAGAACGACGACCAGGAATCCGCTGCCGGGAAACAGACGGTGCTCCTGATGGGGGTCAACCTGGATTCCACAATGCTGACCAAGCTGGATGGCGACAGCGACGACCCCCTGGAGGAGGACGTGGATTTCACCTTCGAGGATTTCGACATTCTTACTCCGTTTAAGAAGTTCTAA